A genomic stretch from Verrucomicrobiia bacterium includes:
- the thiS gene encoding sulfur carrier protein ThiS, with protein sequence MNPESITIIANGKKEEVGAPCTVANFVTGRGWKATQVVVEYNGRVLSRAELAQIMLKSDDSLEVIMPVAGG encoded by the coding sequence ATGAATCCTGAGTCGATCACAATCATCGCCAACGGAAAGAAGGAGGAGGTTGGCGCGCCCTGCACGGTGGCCAATTTCGTAACTGGGCGCGGCTGGAAGGCTACGCAGGTTGTGGTCGAGTATAACGGACGGGTCTTGAGCCGCGCGGAATTGGCTCAAATCATGTTGAAGAGCGACGATAGCCTCGAGGTGATCATGCCAGTTGCCGGTGGCTAA
- the cysK gene encoding cysteine synthase A, producing MGQIFADITKTIGRTALVRLNRVTAGLDAEIAVKCEFFNPLSSVKDRIGVAMIEAAERDGLIGKDSTIIEPTSGNTGIALAFVCAAKGYRLTLTMPDTMSVERRTLLRMLGADLILTPGAEGMPGAIRKAEQLLKETKNSFMPQQFNNPANPEIHRRTTAVEIWEDTNGRVDAVVVGVGTGGTITGCGEVIKAKKPGFKAVAVEPVDSPVISGGKPGPHKIQGIGAGFIPKNLNTAIIDEVLTVTNDDSFTMARRLAKEEGILCGISSGANVWAAIQYAKRPENKGKLIVTFAPSTGERYLSTALAAEARAEVTKNS from the coding sequence ATGGGCCAAATTTTTGCCGATATTACCAAAACGATCGGACGAACAGCGCTGGTGCGACTGAACCGCGTCACGGCCGGACTTGATGCCGAGATTGCGGTTAAATGCGAATTCTTCAATCCATTGAGCTCCGTCAAGGACCGTATTGGCGTGGCGATGATCGAAGCGGCGGAGCGCGACGGGCTGATCGGGAAGGACTCGACCATCATCGAGCCGACTTCCGGCAACACGGGGATCGCACTGGCATTTGTCTGCGCGGCGAAGGGTTATCGGCTGACCCTCACAATGCCGGACACGATGAGCGTAGAACGGCGCACGTTGCTGCGCATGCTCGGAGCCGACCTGATTCTCACGCCCGGAGCCGAAGGAATGCCCGGCGCGATCCGCAAAGCGGAACAATTACTCAAGGAAACCAAGAACTCTTTTATGCCACAGCAGTTCAACAATCCCGCCAACCCGGAAATTCACCGGCGCACGACGGCTGTGGAAATTTGGGAAGACACGAACGGCCGGGTTGACGCGGTGGTGGTGGGAGTGGGGACCGGCGGCACGATCACCGGCTGCGGCGAAGTGATCAAAGCGAAGAAACCGGGTTTCAAGGCGGTGGCGGTCGAGCCTGTCGACTCGCCGGTGATAAGCGGCGGCAAACCCGGGCCGCATAAGATCCAGGGGATTGGCGCGGGGTTCATCCCCAAGAACCTCAATACGGCCATCATTGATGAAGTGCTCACCGTGACGAATGATGATTCGTTCACGATGGCGCGGCGGTTGGCGAAAGAGGAAGGTATTCTTTGCGGAATTTCTTCCGGCGCGAACGTTTGGGCGGCGATCCAATATGCGAAGCGTCCCGAGAACAAGGGCAAGCTCATCGTCACTTTTGCGCCGTCGACAGGCGAACGCTACCTCAGCACGGCGCTGGCCGCCGAAGCGCGCGCGGAAGTCACGAAGAATTCATAG
- the fabD gene encoding ACP S-malonyltransferase, with protein sequence MKTALLFSGQGSQTVGMGRDLCEKYEVCRQLFARANEVLGRDLQKICFEGPVDVLTKTDNAQPAIFLTSLACLEALNCQAPDLVFDATAGLSLGEFTALAAADVVSFDDGLRMVQMRGRFMQEACDATNGGMASILNMDDEALAEVCREADVDIANINCPGQVVISGDKEKIAKAIELAKEKGAKRAIPLVVAGAYHSRLMEGAKVKVAEALGGLRMQLPKVPVVSNVTARPAGGVAEIKELLVRQVTSPVRWSESMQWLVAEGFTRFIELGPGNVLSGLMKRINKDVEMLSVSDVATLDATVAKLKV encoded by the coding sequence ATGAAGACGGCTCTCCTTTTTTCGGGGCAGGGCAGCCAGACTGTCGGCATGGGGCGCGATCTCTGCGAGAAGTATGAGGTGTGCCGCCAACTCTTCGCCCGCGCCAACGAAGTGCTCGGACGCGACCTCCAGAAGATCTGTTTCGAGGGGCCGGTTGACGTTCTTACCAAGACGGACAACGCGCAGCCGGCGATTTTTCTTACGAGCCTCGCGTGCCTGGAAGCCTTGAATTGCCAGGCTCCAGATCTCGTGTTCGACGCGACGGCTGGGCTGTCACTGGGCGAATTCACGGCGCTGGCTGCGGCGGACGTGGTGAGCTTTGACGATGGGTTGCGCATGGTGCAAATGCGTGGTCGCTTCATGCAGGAAGCCTGCGACGCGACCAACGGCGGCATGGCGTCCATCCTCAATATGGACGACGAGGCGTTGGCGGAAGTCTGCCGAGAAGCCGACGTGGACATCGCAAACATCAATTGCCCCGGCCAGGTCGTCATCTCCGGTGACAAAGAGAAAATTGCGAAGGCCATTGAGCTTGCCAAGGAAAAGGGCGCGAAGCGCGCCATCCCGTTGGTGGTGGCCGGTGCGTATCATTCACGCTTGATGGAAGGCGCGAAGGTCAAAGTGGCGGAGGCGCTCGGCGGTCTGCGGATGCAGCTCCCGAAAGTTCCCGTGGTTTCCAATGTCACGGCACGCCCTGCCGGGGGTGTTGCGGAGATTAAAGAACTGCTGGTGCGCCAGGTCACCTCACCGGTCCGCTGGAGCGAGTCCATGCAGTGGCTGGTCGCGGAAGGCTTCACGCGCTTCATTGAACTTGGCCCCGGCAACGTCCTCAGCGGCCTAATGAAACGCATCAACAAAGACGTCGAGATGCTTTCGGTCAGTGATGTGGCGACGCTGGATGCGACGGTGGCGAAGTTGAAAGTTTAA
- a CDS encoding cupin domain-containing protein: MEIKRSGSQPSAKGPADWFTGTVRIDPLFQVKEPARAAGNSVTFEPGARTAWHTHPLGQTLIVTAGCGRAQRWGGPIEEIRPGDVICFASGEKHWHGAAPTTAMTHIAIQEQLDGKMVDWMEKVSDEQYQGA, translated from the coding sequence ATGGAAATCAAACGAAGTGGCTCACAGCCTTCCGCCAAAGGACCGGCCGATTGGTTTACCGGGACGGTGCGAATCGATCCGCTGTTTCAGGTGAAGGAACCGGCGCGCGCGGCTGGCAACAGTGTCACGTTTGAACCTGGCGCGCGTACCGCCTGGCACACCCATCCGCTGGGGCAGACGCTGATCGTCACCGCTGGTTGCGGGCGCGCGCAGCGTTGGGGCGGCCCGATTGAGGAAATTCGGCCGGGTGACGTGATCTGCTTCGCATCGGGCGAGAAGCATTGGCACGGCGCCGCGCCGACCACGGCCATGACGCACATCGCCATTCAGGAACAGCTCGACGGCAAAATGGTTGACTGGATGGAAAAGGTCAGCGACGAACAATATCAAGGCGCCTGA
- a CDS encoding ATP-binding protein encodes MKNAFPDATVAAVDTQVEQKLTDRVNQAESRTEDAEARTVEAQTRIEQAETRTGQAETRTEQAKTRTEQAETRTEQAETRTELAEARVEQAEAQTELVTQASELSYQRLFEASQDGILILDIDTGRINEVNPFLFKLLGLSRSEMVGKTVDELAPFKLIESNPRMLGQLHLNGTVHYDDLRLETSDGRGIIVEFVSNVYEAGDKQLIQCNIRDITKRRQAEDEVRRLNAGLERRVEERTAELGAANKELEAFSYSVSHDLRTPLRHIIGFAERLQREGPNLSEKNLPLVTTISQAAKRMTELIDDLLAFSRLGREALQKTEVNLDKLLQDTLGDFKAETNGRNITWKIHPLPVVWADRALLRMVLFNLISNAVKFTGRRAEATIEIGSTPNDKGETVIFIRDNGAGFDPRYADKLFGVFQRLHAQAQFEGTGIGLANVGRILLRHGGRAWAEGVVDGGATFFFSLPQENGKGVSP; translated from the coding sequence ATGAAGAATGCTTTTCCAGACGCGACGGTGGCCGCCGTTGACACACAAGTTGAGCAAAAACTGACCGATCGCGTCAATCAGGCCGAGTCGCGAACGGAGGACGCCGAAGCGCGAACAGTGGAAGCCCAGACGCGCATCGAGCAGGCGGAAACCAGGACGGGACAGGCCGAGACCCGAACCGAGCAGGCCAAAACAAGGACCGAACAGGCTGAGACGCGAACCGAGCAGGCCGAGACAAGGACGGAACTCGCCGAAGCGCGCGTTGAGCAGGCCGAGGCGCAGACGGAACTGGTGACGCAAGCCTCCGAACTCAGTTATCAGCGGCTCTTCGAGGCGTCGCAGGACGGCATCCTGATTCTGGACATTGACACCGGACGCATCAACGAAGTGAACCCTTTCCTCTTTAAACTACTGGGTCTTTCCCGCAGTGAAATGGTCGGCAAAACCGTTGACGAGCTTGCTCCATTCAAACTCATCGAGTCCAACCCGCGCATGTTGGGGCAACTACACCTGAATGGGACTGTCCACTATGACGACCTGCGACTGGAAACGAGCGATGGCCGCGGGATTATCGTGGAGTTTGTCAGCAACGTGTACGAAGCCGGCGACAAACAACTGATTCAATGCAACATCCGCGATATCACGAAACGCCGACAAGCGGAAGATGAAGTGCGCCGGCTCAATGCGGGCTTGGAGCGGAGGGTCGAGGAGCGCACGGCGGAATTGGGGGCGGCCAACAAGGAACTGGAAGCGTTCAGCTACTCCGTCTCCCATGATCTTCGCACGCCACTGCGCCATATCATCGGTTTCGCAGAACGCCTGCAGCGGGAGGGGCCGAACCTTTCAGAAAAAAATCTCCCGCTGGTGACAACGATCTCCCAAGCGGCAAAACGGATGACCGAATTGATCGACGACCTGCTGGCGTTCTCGCGTCTGGGGCGCGAAGCCCTGCAAAAAACGGAAGTGAATCTGGATAAACTGCTCCAGGACACGTTGGGTGATTTCAAAGCGGAGACAAACGGACGGAACATCACGTGGAAGATCCACCCACTGCCGGTGGTGTGGGCCGACCGGGCCTTACTACGGATGGTGCTGTTCAATTTGATTTCCAATGCGGTGAAGTTCACCGGCCGTCGCGCCGAAGCGACAATCGAAATCGGTAGTACCCCGAACGACAAAGGCGAGACCGTGATTTTTATCCGCGATAACGGCGCCGGCTTCGATCCCCGGTATGCGGACAAACTTTTCGGCGTGTTCCAGCGTCTGCACGCGCAGGCGCAGTTTGAAGGCACGGGAATCGGGCTTGCCAATGTCGGGCGTATTCTCCTCCGGCATGGCGGCCGGGCCTGGGCGGAAGGTGTGGTGGACGGTGGCGCGACATTTTTCTTTTCGTTGCCCCAGGAAAATGGAAAAGGGGTCAGTCCTTAA
- a CDS encoding methyltransferase domain-containing protein — protein sequence MAKAESGDVTPVFNHDPGLMIDYRIDIAPRIDPNLRLMNDRPQTWHYGLVARYWAEHLTVGPEIAYFQKQIERNGQPALDAGCGTGRLLIPFLRAGLDVDGCDVSPDMLALCREKAEREGLSVRLYQQALHELDLPRTYQSIVACGVFGIGVTRQQDFIALQRFYAQLNPGGLLLLDQHLPYGSAKEWPLWRKELRSQLPEPWADTIGKTPPDGGSGYTLHGRIVAFDPLEQRVTRQMRALLWRDGQLISEEEYTLYENPYFRNELRQMLEQVGFKIEAIQGGYTEVEATAEHDVIVFMARK from the coding sequence ATGGCAAAAGCAGAAAGCGGAGATGTGACCCCGGTCTTTAATCATGACCCCGGATTGATGATTGATTACCGGATTGACATTGCACCCCGAATTGACCCTAACCTCCGGCTGATGAATGACCGACCGCAAACATGGCACTATGGGCTCGTGGCGCGGTACTGGGCCGAACATCTCACGGTTGGGCCGGAGATTGCGTACTTCCAGAAACAGATAGAACGCAATGGGCAACCGGCACTCGATGCCGGTTGTGGAACTGGTCGCTTGCTGATCCCCTTTTTGCGGGCAGGCCTCGACGTGGATGGCTGTGACGTGTCGCCCGATATGCTCGCCCTGTGTCGGGAAAAGGCGGAACGCGAGGGCCTGAGCGTCCGTCTCTATCAGCAAGCTCTGCACGAACTAGACTTGCCACGCACGTATCAGAGCATCGTGGCCTGCGGTGTGTTTGGGATTGGGGTTACTCGCCAGCAGGATTTTATTGCGCTCCAGCGCTTCTACGCACAGCTGAACCCTGGCGGCTTGCTGCTATTGGATCAGCACCTGCCGTATGGATCCGCCAAGGAGTGGCCCTTGTGGCGAAAGGAGTTGAGGAGTCAATTGCCAGAACCGTGGGCCGATACGATTGGAAAGACACCGCCAGACGGGGGATCCGGCTACACGCTGCACGGTCGGATTGTGGCCTTTGATCCTTTGGAACAACGAGTCACACGCCAAATGCGCGCGCTGTTATGGCGCGATGGGCAGCTCATCTCCGAAGAGGAATATACACTTTACGAAAATCCCTACTTTCGCAACGAGCTGCGTCAGATGCTCGAACAAGTAGGTTTTAAGATTGAAGCGATTCAGGGCGGCTATACAGAGGTCGAGGCTACTGCCGAGCACGATGTCATTGTGTTCATGGCGAGAAAGTAG